CACAGGAACAATCAGAGGAATAGGCAAAGGTCAAGTTCTGTGATTGGTAATATTCTACTTTTGCTATTAGAGATATGCTTCGATTTAAGAATTGTTTGCTACTCTCTTAGAAAGCTTTCTGGtactgtcaacagttttctcTCATCTAGTTACAAAGTGCTGATGAAAACTTTTCAGATAACTTGTATAATATCGCTATGTATTAGCTGCATTACTCTGCATCGCAGGATTATGAGGATTATGGTTTAGACAGCAGATTCAATTAAGCAACGTGATTGgtgaaaaacatcatttttagtGTTGAGCTGAACCAGGCTCAAGCTACACCATTCCCATTCCCTTACTTACTCAACACAACACGATGAGGAGAGGCCGCATATAAAGTACAACTGACCTGATAGAGAGGGAttaagaattttaaaaacacagttgagATGTAGAGTGTGAAAAAGCAGAAGCAGTTCAGTAGCTGAAAGATGTCTGGTCacaccaaaacactgcacagctaACCGCCAGGTCGCTAACGGGACAAAAAGTTCAGTTCACTCAAAAAGCATATTTGTACCATCGACTATCGGCCCGCTATTGGTCAACGGTGCAAAAcagcaggtcagagttcacCAGAGATGAACTCAACACCCACACAGCAGAAgacattgatttgattttgtggCCAGATTTCGCTGTTTTAATTGTTGGTTTAACCAGACCTTActattcagtcatttaaaaaaacttttaatagTACATAGGCAGTGATAAAATAGAACATAAAATGTTCCTTTATTTTGTGAAACATATGATCgtatataataaatattcatatataataGTTGCCCTCTCGGGTATTATTGCTCTAGAGCTGACAGTTCCTCATGATGTTGCACAAAGCcacaaaactgtcaaactgtaCCCATAATCAAAGCCACAACATGAGACATCACTGCACTGCAAAAGCTGCCTTTTTCCTCAAAGGCAGCGCTTCCTAAAATTCTCTCACACcgcactgcagacacacaaagccaCAGTGTAAGCATTGAAGAACTGAGCAGTCTAGGTTATACCAGAAAAATTGCCTGGATATAGGGATATCATGTTCCATCCCTTTGTCACAGTCCCAATCCTAACCTCCTCAGAGGAAGCCTCCACTACCTAAatttgtcttcttctctgcgCCTCCCTcatgaacagaaaaagagatTGGATTCTATTTCAGTTCATGAGAGCAGCTTTTTAAGTGATCGTTTTCAGGACATAGATGCTGTATTCTACAGTAATTTATAAACACTGCACATGAACCATTGTggtgaatgtacagtatgtgttaacagttggaaaaacacattattgatgaaacacacacacacacacacacatacacacacacacaaattaacgCCTACATTATTGTTGACATTTACTTGAAcaaattgaattaaatgaaatcatacaaaatctgagaaaatgtttttttatacagtaaaGAGGAAGTCCATGAtgaactgacattttttaaaataaaccacCAACTAATTTTAATCTTCCTATATAATCTCATACAGAGATCGctaaaggggctatttgtaagttttctctgctgctgattatggtttcttgctggaagtggtggtggtgattgttgcttgacaaacGCTTTGGCCTTTGTTGTGCTTACAAGTCAAGAGGTTGTAATACattctctgagcagcactacatcTTCAGCGCAGATTGGAGGCTATagtgagttgctatcggaaagtAATGAGGCGGtctggggctagctggttagcgtgctaacttaaTAGAAGACATATGGTAACATGAGTTAACATtgctgttgctttccaccgctggagacagtTCTTGACAAGTAAAAGAATGACGTTTAATGgtgaactcgcaacatttctgCTAGACTGGTAAATTACCTGgtgttaatgttaatgctgGCAAACATCgttgtagcaatagcaaaacttacatataccTCCTTTAAGTCCCTCCATTTAGCTTTTATAAACAGTACATAATGTTACAATGACAGAAATTTGGCAGTCAGTACCAATATCATGGAAATTCCATGAGTCACAATACCAAATCTGACACCAcgctgcacatacacacacatacacacacacacacacacacacacacacacacacacacacacacacacacacacacacacacacactgtttggaTTGGACGGTTTGCATACTAGCTTTTGGTGGTCTATAACTTGTCCCTGATGATCCGACTCAAACGCATCGACTCTTGCCACGTTTcacatgttgttattgttactgtttaccttccttcctcttccctttGCGTTTGCTGTCAGACTACAGCACTTGTAAGGTTATTATGCTGCCCTCTTCACTCctggaagaatcacatctcTACTACCTACGACATATATAGTACCTTGGGAACCTATGGTGTTGTAAAAAACAAGTACGGTCACGTATTCAGAATTTTGGCATTGACGTGGTACTGAAGTATCAGTTCTCCTGACATCACTAATATGAACACTTAGTAAATGTTAATAACTCActgtaatgtagttgtaagcatATGTAAGTGttcattaatgtatttgttaacaACTATAACTCCCACTGTGGGCACTTACAAAGTGAGGCTACTGTCTAAACAGATtatgacaaataaaagaaagacaatATAGTACACAGTTAAGCACATTAATGAACACTTAAAATGTCCATATCTGCTGATAACTACTTACTTGTAAGTTATAAagtatatattaaatatttatattctaCATAAAATGCTAATTAGGAGGACTAACAATTAAGTGTTACCCAGCTATTACAATTTCCCTGTTCAGTTCCTAAACAATCATAACTAAAGTTAAAGTCCTTTTTAATACCAGCATTTACAGGAGCAATTAAACActaaaagatataaaaaaaacatgtaaatctCACATTTAGCTTTCACTTACAGTAATGTTCTTACACCAAAAACTCAGACGATAAAATCAAGAATGAAGCACCCCCTACTGTATTCTCAACAGTTAGGCTATggtcaaaatataatttcagaGTGGGTctttaaaggtaccctgtggtGCTTTACTCCTGCCATGAATATCAGGCTATTTTGCTGATCAGCAGTTGGTGCCATGTGACGTGTAAAGCAATGGAGCAGTGTGACCACAAAGacagtcaagaaaaaaaaaactccaagcaataaaaatattcaaatatgcTTTTTAACGTTTTACGTGGAAGgaaatgttttcagttgttaGAACCTAAAGGATGTGTTTAATTGAGTAAcaatgaatgtaaacataactttggtttgtttacaaAGAAAAATCCACAGGGTACCCTTAAGCTACTTTTACTGCTAAAAAAACTATACTATATTTGTTAGATACaacctcttaaaaaaaaattataattggTTGGGAGATTAACTTCTTCTGTGTATGCTAACAAGCATTTCTGACTCAGATACCATAATACATACATCTTGTACAGCACCGTCTTGGTAGAACACCAACAAGTGTGTGTATTCAGAGGAGGGCTTGGCTGAGGTCTTCGCATTGTGTCAGACTGTGGGCAGGGTGGTAGAGACGCCGCACACTGCTGGGAGGCTACATAATGAGTCCCACTGTGTATTTTCCTCTTTATATCTCGACACTGGCTGTGGGGCCtgatgatgctttttttttttttttttttttttatgtgcttgTTCATTTGTGAACAGGAGaggtgtggaaaaaaaatgtgaacaataTGGTAATGTGTTCACTTAACCTCCAGTTGGTGtatatatcattttgtctcattcATCTGTTACCCTTTTCCACCTAGGTTGGCAGGTTATTTGGTCTTTGGCATCTGtgtgtcaacatgtttctcatCTATGAGTGAAGCAGAGCTTTAAGATTGATTTActcttaatttaattttttcaccCATGACTGCTACTTATTTCTTCATAATGTGAAATGCACTGACTCTCTGCTGTCTGAGCCCCGTAGCTATATGTACCCATGTCACATTGCATTTCAGCAGCTACATGTTTATCACACCAATCCAGGTTAATTCTAGTGGACACACAGGTGTGTTCTCGGTCCCTTAGGTCTTGCAGGACACTGGTCAAACTGAACACCCTATTCCGCCTGTCCAATCCCTTAAATCCTTTGGAGTGCTTTGTGCCGTTGGCTGTGCCAGTTGAGAGTGAAAGTCCTGTAGCTAATGCAGTAGCACTGTAGCACCTAATATCCCTGTGTGAGGCCGGCGTGagtgatttattattatctaaTGATGAATTTTACTAGAGTTGGGTATTGAGGCCAAGGTCAGTGGATCAAATGGGATTTGTGTTTGGTAAATTGTCAGTCTGAGCGAGGCATCCAGCCCAATCCTTTGGTGTGATGATACAAGTGTACAAACACCATAGGAATACAGAcatgctttctctttctctcttttaacacaaacacactacagGTATCCAAGCTTGGGCTGAATGGATAATAAGCCTCAACTGGGCCTTTCAttgaaaaacaccaaaatccCGAAACCCCCTAAAAGATATGTACAACACCTGGAGTAAAATCTCTTCgtaaactgaaataaattcaTTCAGTTATGGATGATGCCACaagcagaacatttttttgCTGGACCAGCCACAGGCCACACTATGTCTGCAAATGTCCGCCCATCAAATATTGAAGTTTATAAATAATTGCTTTGGCACACCTTGCCAAGTAGCGCTATCCATGGTAGTGAAAGGGGGATTCAATTCTGGCAtgttaaattaacatttaacattaaatcGCCTTTTGTGTTGTCGTGTATGATCGCCATCCCAATGCGAAAGAAATTCTGCCCTCAATTTATCCGATCTAGAAATCCAGTCTGGTCAAATGCAAGTGCCTTTCATCCTACTCATGCATTTTCTCCCTTACCTCATACTCCAcatactcctcctcctccacctcgtAGGAAACCGTTTGGATTTTGATGTGTTCGCCGTCCTCCAGCAGCTTTGCCTGAGGATCCTCTGTGCCAGGCGTGTCTGCCCCTGCTGTGTTGGATGCCTCCTTCGCCTTCTTCTCCGTGAAGGTGGTCTCACAGCATTCGCTTTTGTATTCCTTAGCCTTAATGCTGCCGCTGTCCTCCTTGTATAGGATGAAGTTGGGCCTGTAGAAGGCCTCTACTGCCAGATGCAGCGAGGTGGCGTCCAAAAGTTGCTGAGATTTCACCTTCCCGTTGGTATTGTATCCTCCTCCGCTCACTACGTTGCTGTTATTCAcctttccacctcctcctcctcctcctccctcacctccaccgccacctcctcctccagcaaaataattaataatgttttCCTGGTACTGGTTATTAGGGAAGTCTCCCCCATAACCGTTGACCATGTGCTTACTGTTTTTGTCCAATAACGGGTTCTGGAGCTCACTGAGGttctccatagcaacagaggTCAAAAGGTGAGCAGGAGGAGCTTCTCTGTGCTTTTAGCTCAAGCGAGGAGATGGAAGAGTGTTGGCCGATATATGCTCCTCAGTGACGTGCGTCGATGTCAGTAAAGATGTTAGCATTCAGAATTCAGCACTCTGAGACctacagaggaaacaaacagcaacagagagcGGGAATTTTTTAGATTCAAACTTAAAAGGAGAATTTTATTTGACATCTAGAGCCGGTAACAGTTGGATGACAATTTGCCAAATACTAACTGAAATACGTTCAGCCGTCGCTCCCTCAGCAGCAACAGCTTTAACAGCATCTCACTTGTCAAGAGCTGCACACTGCAGATGATTCACTTAAGTTTAATTTCCATCCTTACTCCAGACATATATAGTAAGCTTACACAGACGTGCACATATCTCAGCGTGGTAACAGCAACATCTCGAAGTACTGCCCTCTACTCAAAATATCTCAgatatcatatcatcatatcagATCATATCCTTCgctatctgtgtttgtgtgtgcgtgtgtgtgtttgtgttttttccgTGCACCTAATTAGATCCATTGCTCCATTGTTAAGGTCTCATTTGGTGTCATCAGCCTCTGTCTGATATGGATCAGTTGAGGCCTCCTATACATGCACAGCTTAGACGGCTGTAATCTGCCACATCTGTGGAAATATATGGCTGACATTTATGCTGAAATTACTTTGACATTGGTGGcaaattttctttcatttattcattcaacaCATGAATGTGTGATAATAAGCTGAAGAGGAAAACTGTATTATAATCATTAATGATGAGTTAACTAAGATGGCCATGTCTGAGCCATTCCTGTGGAATTAAAGGAATACCGTTTGAGATATTAAAAGAAACTGAATACCTAATAATGTAAATGAATCAGTACTGTGTCACCTCCATTCAGGCTTGATTGCTTGTCCTTGGTATCCCAGATATTGGAAGTAAAGTTTTgatggttttcaaaataaaacatttcagtgctATGAATTCAGTGGTATCTAAATTTCAATGTTAAGCATTCAGTAGTACTATATAACCCTAAccacaacccccacccccctaaaataaaatgaccagaactgtggctgtttggcaTAAAGCTGTCGAGTCAGTGTCCTGACATTTCAccataaatataaaacagagcTGCAAAACCATTAAAATAGACTGGACAGCCTTTAGAACTTGCATAAGTTCATTGAAAATTGATCAATATCTTAAAACATATCATAATGATGCCAGCCATGCAGTGGAATGCTAAAATTTGCTTTGGCTGTTGCTCCCACAGAGGACAGACAAAAGTGTCACCTTCTCTACATTTAACCATCAAAACGATATTGCCACTTCCCCTCAGCAAAAATAGCCCAGAGTTCTCTGCTGCTCAGTTGCCACCCATAACCTTTGTCTGATTAATCTGCGTTTAAAATAGAAATGCCAAAAGCAGATTATTTCTCAGGGTCCTGACCCCAATCGTGTATGGCTGTCTTACTGCAGTATTTCCACACCCATAAAGAGAAGGTATTTCCATTTGAAGACAACAAGATTACACATAATGCAAAATGGCATTGTGGCGATGGGATATGGATAATACCTTGTTGGTTCACAGGTTAATAAATTGCACACTAATCGTCTCATAAATTATTTGATGTTTCCTTCCTGTCCTTCGGTAAATCATGTTTCAAAACGTGCACTGATTCGTAAtctgaaaacaagattttaattgttatttttgcTTAACCTTTTATACTCTGTAttatacattaatttaaacaccCAGTATATGGCACATGACATTAAGACATGTACGATATTTAGACTGGAACGGTACAGTGCGGACAGTCTCCCATTGGGCAGGACGTAGAAGATATAGAGGTCCCCCCTGCGTCACTGTCCTGATCCTCAGTGTGTTCTCATTCCTAATCTTTATCCATTCACCCATGCTCTGTCCTGTAAAGTTTTCACACATAACCCTCTGTTTTAATCTTTCATTTACTGTGTAATCATCACTTTCTTCTCAGATTCCCTtactccattttttttcctctctgaaagTTAGTTTGTCTTCCTCATTTCCTgcaaagtactttttttttttttttttgtttgctatacttttcatgttttctgccCCATGAATAAAATACAAGCCACATGCTCCCAGGCTTCCTGAAGCGCAGTAAGCACCGGACAGCCGGCAACGTTTTCACGGTTCTTCCCCGTTGGACCTCCTGCTCCTGAATGTGCTGACATCGTTGTTCCATGCCAGTGCCCTCTTTGGTCCACATATAGCTCCAGGGAACACACACCCATGCAGTTCTTGAGTCAGTTGACTAAAAGTGTGACTATCAAGGCTGTGAGCAGATTCCCGTGCAATACTGAAGATGAGCAGGTGCTTAGGTTGCTATCTGCTCTGGATGCTGCTGTCACGTGTTATAGATTGCTGCTTCTCTGAGGAAAGATAATCTCTGACCCATGTTCAAACCCCACAGAGGCATCTACCATGTTTAAGTGTCCTTCACTAAAAATATTACATCCCTGACAACTCCAGGGATGATAATTTGTTGCTGAAAATTTGCTGTGACGAAAAATTTGACGAATAATCAAAACTGATTTTATTGGCCATGACCTGcaactcatttttaaaatttgtacTACTTTCTATTTATGGATTTTGGACAAGTTTGACATGACACACCCTTGTGaccctttgtttttttttaaatgtcagaatgCATTTACTTTTCATATCAAAGCATAGCCACTTAAGATCCAAGGGGCTACAAATAGCGTTCAACATCAATAAATCACTGCCGCATTAATGCTTAAGCACTGCTGTGATTACCATAATCACATGAAGCAGTCTGCAAGAGGAAAAGTTACTCCGACTGGCGTCTCGTCCGCTGTTTAGATTTGATGGTGGAATTCTGCTGCTCAAAGAGATAGTGCCAAACAACACGTATCAGGATGCTGCTCCTTCCAAAAACAGCTAAAGATTTCCGAGTTTCTCACAATGGCAGATGGTGGAACCTCGgacaaaaatgttcattttattttccccttCGTTAAGGTTTTCCAAACAGACCAGTCCAACAGGTGCTGCAAACAGGTCGATGCTGATAAATTCACTCTTCGACGGGGTCTGAGCTTACAGATACAATGGGCTGTCATATAGCTATAATAAGTGTTGTTCTAAGTGTTTCCTTGTTTCGAACACTGTGAAACTCCTACCCCGCGGCAGCGCTACAAGCTGACAGCGGATTACTTTTCGTGTCATTACTTCGGGATGCTCTGAGAAATCTTTTTGGTGTTGTCATTCTTCCAAATTcattgctgctgtgttgtttggtgcagagaggagctttattttttcagtaaatGGGAATTTAAGTGTGAATAAGCTATTTCAGGGCAAGCTGAGCAATGTAGGACACCTCATAATCAGTGCAGATGAATGTTATAGAAATAGCcatgcttttctgtgtgtgtgtgtgtgtgtgtgtgtgtgtgtgtgtgtgcgtgtgtgtgtgcgtgtgtgtgtgtaggagtttGTGTTTTGCCCATGTACGGCTGTGAgtaaatacatgtgtgtatgagtgggTGGATGTGTTTgttagagagtgagagagtaacaaagagatggagtgagaagaggggaaagaaagagagagatcatACTTATATGTGATTCTCTGGTTGAGTGCATTTGGGCATGTTGGTAGACAGCAGCGGCTGGGAGGTATAAAGAGCTGGGAGGTACAGCTGAAAGCGAATGAGGCAGAGCAAACGCTGTTGCGAGGAAAACAATTCAGCATGACAGAGATGGCACAAGCACAGGCCCGTGTGCTGCAGTGCCGCTGTGCAGGAGAGCCCAGGGGTGTCTGACAAGGGGCTAATAGATTAGCGAACAACCTGTAAGCATCCAGGTGCggggcggggtgggggtgggggtgggggggtaagaATGAGGCCGTGGCACTGCTAACATGCCAGCCACGCCGATACGTCTGTGTGCTTCAACCCCATTAGACTACCGTCAGCACACTCTATTTCCCTGTGTCAGCCCATTGCCAATCAACCTCAGACCTCTGACCCTGAAGCCGAGAGCGGGTATTATCAGCCAGGCCTTGAGGCCAGCGCGGCGAGATGCAGCAGAATACCAATGTGTCTTATCTGTCGGCCATGTTTACCAACCTATTTCATCCAGACTGTGTCTCTCACAGCTTTTCCTGGATACCGCATGTGGAGATCTGCTCACTGTGCTCGACAACAACAACTTCATCtttctgtaatttcattttGGAGGCAGTGGCTGGCGTGTAATATGCATAATAAGGTAACACCAGGTAGTTATTGATGATCACAGAACGGGACAATGCACGAGAGCTCATTGCCCGAAATGCAAATGCATCCTAAAGCACATTTGTCAGTGAACTGTACCCCTGGCCTCGGCACATGAAAGTCCACTGACAGATTAAGCAACAGAAAAGGATGAAGTGAGTAATGGGCTTAACACAGTGTTGACTGATCCTTTTATGAAGCATTATCATCAAAGGAGACTGTGTAAAAATGTCGTAATCCACATGAAATTAATCTGAATCCTACTCCTGTGTCAGCAGCCACTGCTGATAGTCTGTCCTCTCCGTCTACCCGTCTATCTGAGGAGctgataaaacattaaacacttAGCAAGGAACCTTCCACAGAGGAGTCAGGACTCCTCTGGAGCCTTGTAGCATTACAGTCGTATCACTTGGCTTAGTGTTTTCCACACCTCCGGCACATGATTTAAAGTGTTCCTTGATGTGTAAATCCGCTATTGAAAATCTCCGCCACATgtttttgaattattaaatgGGAGGTTGCTGTCAATAGAATCCATGTACACTctaacaacaaacaacaagcCAACCCAGCCATGATGCTAGACTGGTTTGTTATTAGTGAGAGGCAGGCTCCGGCTAAGTTGTCTTCATTGCCTATTGATTGTGATCTCCAGTTGCTGATAGCAAGACAGCAGAATTTAGATTGTGTTCTGGCTTCTGAAACAGctatagatagaaagatagatagatagataatcaGACTACAAGGGGAAATAAATGTGTAGTGGATTAAACCTGCCACTTTTTAGACTGAGGTTTCTCATTTCTACTGCAGTTCAAGCAGCGATCAGACCTGACATCACTTATGCTGTCCCAGTTGTTGTAGGCACCAGGAGTAGATCAGAgggaaaaggtgtgtgtgtgtgtctgtgtgttttatttatttattgcctAACCATTTAAATCTTTGAAGAAACAATTATCCTTAATTACCaccttaaaaaaatgtcttattgCATGCATACAAAAATAAGTTGACAACAAAATGTCCAGACTGCAGACACTGAACCACTCCTTTACTGCTCTCTGTTATCTTGGCTTTCTTTGTTTACAGGATGAAAAATATTCTTGAATTCAGTCTGTACCCCAAGTGCCATGAGTAatcttcacacagaaaaaatacaCTATTACAGTTCAGAGTGACTTCATGCCAAACCCATATCtcagtcacaacacacacacataaggagGATTTATGCCCCAGCAGTCGCAGGTGGGAACTGAGTGCAGAGTTCTTTATCAACAgcatcctccacctcccccatcACAATAGACACAATGTATTGCGATGCGTCACATTCACCACTTATTCCTAATTATGACATGAGATGTGAACAGGTGCGTTCCtgttaacaaaaaataaacgcGTAAGGACAGTTTACTCCCCAGtaggagaaaaaaatctgatcacATGTTTGACAGCTTTGAAATAGAGCAAAGCGCGTgctatgagaaaaaaaaaaaaaaagcaaactgtgaacaaaactaaaaaaaaaaaaaaaaaaaaggaaaggtgCTGTGATTATTTCTTACCTCTGAGTTCTTGACAATCCAAATATTGTCTGGAAGCTGCGAACACTCGCTGGTTCCCGCCTGTACATTATGGCTGGGATGCTGCTGACGGTGTCGCccagagaaaaagacatttctctGACTTTCTCATTTGAAGAAATAGCCAATCACTTCTGGCGAACAGGTCTCCGCTCGGCAAGTCGCCGCCGTCACAGCCTCGTAATCTCTCTCCTCTATAAATACGAAGGTCTCGCTCCCCAATAAACCGTTTACCTTGAGAGTCGACTGGAATGTTTTCGCCCTCGGAAAGTTGAAACAccttctgtgtgtatgtgtgtgtgtgtgtgtgtgtatgtgtgtgtgtgtgtgt
The window above is part of the Seriola aureovittata isolate HTS-2021-v1 ecotype China chromosome 19, ASM2101889v1, whole genome shotgun sequence genome. Proteins encoded here:
- the syndig1l gene encoding synapse differentiation-inducing gene protein 1-like: MENLSELQNPLLDKNSKHMVNGYGGDFPNNQYQENIINYFAGGGGGGGGEGGGGGGGGKVNNSNVVSGGGYNTNGKVKSQQLLDATSLHLAVEAFYRPNFILYKEDSGSIKAKEYKSECCETTFTEKKAKEASNTAGADTPGTEDPQAKLLEDGEHIKIQTVSYEVEEEEYVEYETDCSSDSESEDNFIVVPPRDHLGLAIFSMLCCFWPLGIAAFYFSQGTTKAVNKGDFPLANIASRRALFLAALSITIGTGVYVGVVVALIAYLSKPGRI